The Raphanus sativus cultivar WK10039 chromosome 2, ASM80110v3, whole genome shotgun sequence genome includes a region encoding these proteins:
- the LOC108824256 gene encoding vesicle transport v-SNARE 12 has protein sequence MSDVFEGYERQYCELSTNLTRKSNSASLLPHGDDKKGKLGEIKSGIDEADVLIRKMDLEARSLQPSAKATCLAKLREYKSDLNQLKKEFKRVSSPDVNQSAREELMESGMADPHSVSTDQRERLAMSVERLDQSSDRIRESRRTMMETEELGVSILQDLSQQRQTLLHSHSKLHGVDEAIDKSKKVLTAMSRRMTRNKWIVTSVIIALILAIILIISFKLSH, from the exons atgagcgACGTGTTCGAAGGGTACGAGCGGCAGTACTGCGAGCTATCAACTAATCTCACCCGTAAATCCAATTCAGCTTCCCTTCTCCCCCATGGAG ATGATAAGAAAGGGAAGCTTGGTGAGATCAAATCTGGAATTGATGAAGCTGATGTCTTG atcagAAAAATGGACCTTGAGGCGAGGAGTTTACAGCCGAGTGCTAAGGCTACCTGTCTTGCTAAACTCAGAGAATACAAATCTGACCTCAACCAACTCAAGAAGGAATTCAAGAGAGTTTCTTCTCCAGATGTTAATCAATCTGCACGTGAAGAGTTGATGGAATCTGGAATGGCAGATCCCCACTCG GTTTCTACTGATCAAAGAGAGAGGTTGGCAATGTCCGTGGAGAGGCTTGATCAGTCTAGCGACAGAATCAGAGAGAGTAGAAGAACCATGATGGAGACCGAAGAGCTTGGTGTCTCCATTCTCCAAGATCTTAGTCAGCAGCGCCAAACTCTCCTTCACTCCCACAGCAAG CTTCATGGTGTGGATGAAGCCATTGACAAGAGCAAGAAGGTCTTGACGGCAATGTCGAGAAGAATGACGAGGAACAAATGGATCGTTACTTCAGTGATCATTGCTCTCATTCTCGCCATCATCCTCATCATTTCATTCAAACTTTCTCATTGA
- the LOC108832495 gene encoding probable protein S-acyltransferase 22 codes for MRKHGWQLPYHPLQVVAVAVFLALGFAFYVFFAPFVGNRIHQYIAMGIYTPLITCVVGLYIWCAASDPADHGVFRSKKYLEISENVKFPQSKDAKDGCGSTTGGAKSHDSTCVNDQENGTNKKLESSSQRSSLLRLLCSPCALLCSCCSGRDESSEQQMSEDGMFYCSLCEVEVFKYSKHCRVCDKCVDRFDHHCRWLNNCIGKGNYRKFFSLMVSAIFLLIMQWSTGIFVLVLCLLRRNQFNTDIALKLGSSFSLVPFVIVVVVCTLLSMLATLPVAQLFFFHILLIKKGITTYDYIVALREQEQELEEGGGGGQQSPQMSMISSFTGLSSASSFNTFHRGAWCTPPRLFVEDQFDVVPPENASVSSYGKKTVVEERVKKKTQPVKISPWTLARLNAEEVSKAAAEARKRSKIIQPVARREASSSSFGSSGRRMFPEKFEAVDSNGKQQQRRQSKQRIRLPAEPLMNVQTRVAMETSTSSSGLGPLQLEARSAFQTSRAMSGSGGLTVTSSPESSLDSHDIHPFRVSAEAAEGSVQLNRFSSAVGLMGQQGGQHQQQSMMMMMPLSRSTSGGYDASGGEDSDQVPCRSIYKSR; via the exons ATGAGGAAACATGGATGGCAACTTCCTTACCATCCTCTTCAG GTGGTGGCTGTTGCTGTGTTCTTGGCACTGGGTTTTGCTTTCTACGTCTTCTTTGCTCCGTTTGTTGGGAACAGGATTCATCAGTACATTGCCATGGGCATTTACACTCCTCTG ATTACATGTGTGGTTGGACTGTATATATGGTGTGCGGCGTCAGATCCTGCAGACCATGGAGTTTTCCGGTCAAAGAAGTACCTTGAAATCTCTGAAAACGTGAAATTTCCCCAATCAAAGGATGCAAAAGATGGCTGTGGTTCAACAACAGGTGGTGCCAAGTCTCATGACAGCACATGTGTAAATGATCAAGAAAATGGAACTAACAAGAAACTGGAGTCATCATCACAAAGATCTTCTCTCCTGCGTTTGCTCTGCTCTCCATGTGCCTTGCTTTGTAGTTGTTGCAGTGGAAGAGATGAATCTTCTGAGCAGCAGATGAGTGAGGATGGGATGTTTTATTGCAGTCTATGTGAAGTTGAG GTCTTCAAATACAGTAAGCATTGCAGAGTTTGTGACAAATGTGTGGACCGTTTTGATCATCACTGCAGG TGGCTAAACAACTGCATTGGCAAGGGGAACTACAGAAAGTTCTTCAGCCTTATGGTATCAGCTATTTTCTTG CTCATTATGCAATGGTCAACTGGTATATTTGTGCTGGTACTATGTCTACTCCGGAGGAACCAGTTCAACACAGACATTGCCTTAAAGCTGGGAAGCAGCTTCTCGCTTGTTCCATTTGTTATAGTCGTT GTTGTTTGCACTCTACTATCAATGCTGGCAACGCTACCTGTTGCTCAGCTTTTCTTCTTTCACATTCTTCTCATCAAAAAG GGGATCACTACATACGACTACATAGTTGCACTAAGGGAACAAGAGCAAGAGCTAGAagaaggtggtggtggaggtcAACAAAGCCCTCAAATGTCAATGATCAGCTCGTTCACTGGACTAAGCAGTGCAAGCTCCTTCAATACATTTCATCGTGGAGCTTGGTGCACTCCACCGCGTCTGTTTGTTGAGGATCAG TTTGATGTAGTTCCTCCAGAGAATGCGTCAGTAAGTTCATATGGGAAGAAGACAGTGGTTGAGGAACGCGTCAAGAAGAAGACACAACCTGTGAAGATCAGTCCATGGACTCTAGCGCGTCTCAATGCAGAAGAAGTCTCAAAGGCAGCAGCAGAAGCAAGGAAGAGATCCAAAATTATCCAGCCTGTAGCGAGGAGGGAAGCAAGCAGCAGCAGCTTTGGAAGCAGCGGCCGTAGAATGTTCCCTGAAAAATTTGAAGCTGTTGATAGTAACGGGAAGCAGCAGCAGAGAAGGCAATCTAAGCAGCGCATAAGGTTACCAGCAGAACCGTTGATGAATGTTCAGACAAGAGTAGCTATGGAGACATCAACTAGCTCATCAGGGCTAGGTCCTCTTCAGCTAGAAGCAAGAAGCGCGTTTCAGACGAGCAGAGCAATGTCAGGGTCAGGTGGTCTTACGGTGACATCTTCACCAGAGAGCAGCTTAGACTCGCATGACATTCACCCTTTTAGAGTGTCTGCTGAAGCAGCAGAAGGGTCGGTGCAGCTCAACAGGTTTTCTTCAGCTGTTGGTCTGATGGGTCAACAGGGAGGTCAACATCAACAACAatccatgatgatgatgatgccaTTGTCAAGGTCAACAAGTGGTGGCTACGATGCTTCTGGTGGAGAAGACAGTGATCAGGTTCCTTGTAGAAGCATCTACAAATCAAGATGA